Within Ischnura elegans chromosome 6, ioIscEleg1.1, whole genome shotgun sequence, the genomic segment AACGCAGCCCTTACGGCAAGACGAGGGCACCCTTAAAGAAGCTTCCAGTAAGTACCtccccattttccttcatcagcatAGATATTGTTGGGCCCCTACCGCGCACCTCGAACGGCAACCGGTTTATACTTACAattctcgatcatttttcacggtatttagAGATGGTGGCCATTCCATCACAGACAGCGGAAGTAGTGGCCGACGCTCTACTTAGGcggtggattttgaaattcgGTGTTCCTGATTATATACTGTCCGATCAGGGCCCCAACTTTGAGTCGGCTTTATTccagaatttgtgtaaatttctagggatatctaaattacgtacATCACCCTTTCACCCCAGCTGTAACGGAAGGTGTGAGAGAGTGCATCGAACCATCTCGCAAATGCTAAGCCACTATGTTAATGGAAGAGACAATAGCTGGGATGTGTGGTTAGCGTTTTCGGTGGCCGGATATAATTCATCCTATCATAGTTGCACGCGATTGACTCCGTTCAAGGTGATTTTCGGTCGCGAAATGAAGACGCCCTTCCACTGCTTAGAGACCGTAGAGACTGGTACGAGAGATTCATATGTAGACGAACTAAGTGAGCAACTCAAGCAGATTTGGAAAGAATGTTTGGGGAACAGTAAGAGGGCCCTTGAATCGCAGGCAAGgcaatacaacaagaggagcaggGATGTGAACTACCAGCCGGGTCAATACGTTTACCTAAACGACCCCTGTATAAAGCCCGGCAGAATCCGCAAGTTCCACAAACAGTTTTCGGGGCCTTATAAAATCCTTGAGGTGCTCAATGACTCTAATCTACGTTTGCAGCTACGTTTTAGGACTATCGTGGTGCATAAAGACCGCGTTAAAGCACATAGGGGTGTGAGAAATAAGGAACATGAATTCGCAGACGCAATCAGGGGCGAGAAAAGGCGTGGGCGTCCGAGATTACTGATGGCGAGTGGGAAAGGAGTTGAGGAAGCATCAACGTCTCCGGAAATCGTTTCCACCTCCCCTTCTTTCACTCCAAATGCAACaacgaggaagaaagaaatagtgacagtTTTCCCCCCTGTCCCTTCTTCGAAAATTGATGCCGTTTTCGATTTGGAGAGCGAGGCATCTTGGTCGGCGGTTTCCGATCATTCGGAGGACGAGCGCGGAGGCGAATGGAAAGCCCACCGACCACGCCCACTCCGAGCAGAGCAGCCGTTACCTCAGCGTTCGTCGTACCCGTTGCGAAGTAGGCGGCGGGTTGCTGATAAAGACAAGGAAGACCCCGTGGAGATTGTTGACACGTCGGCGGCGACCTTGCCCGTTACGACCTTGCCTCCCACCATGTCCCCATCCCCTTTTGAAGATAGCGCGGACCGCGTGAAGATAACGCAGGCAGCAGCGGAGACTCCTTTGACCACCATGCCCCCTGAAGTCCTCCCATCCCTCAGTGCAAATTCCCCCGAAGTGTGTCCCAGTGCATATGATGAGCAAAGCAGCGAGAGTAATTGTGAAAGTACGACGCTAGCCGTTTGCCCATATAATTTGAGGCCACGGCCATGTTAAAAAGTGAGTGATGAGGCCATTATGGTGTTGGCCGAGTGTTTGCCCGAGGGGCGATGAGTGTATGTAAGTCTACGTATGTAGCCTCTATATCAGTGCGACGGGACAAAGTGTTTTCCATTTGGATAATGGAGTACTAGTTGAGAAACATCTTTATAAATTGGTGATTGCATTATGTCCTTTCATGAAACGAACAATGATTTAGTATGTTACGGAATTTTGAGTAGGTAATGCTATCATCTTAGCCAAGttgattaattgaaaagtacAGTGTTTTTGTTGATCCAAGGGTTGGAATGATTATGCATTGCGGGATTGTATGATGTATTCTGACGTTTTATTGGGTGTTGGGTTATTgtggtatttcattttgaatgtcttatttttttaaaaattgtccacTCTGTGTCCAATTTTGTTTTGCGGGAGGGCGATGTAAGAGGGCGGATGCTGGCTCGTCATGTTCGAAAGCAaatacctaagcatcccacgctctctccgttcttttcctcagcttgcacatccctctggtttccggtcgctcctttcccacctataggtactgcaacatcagcgacctacgagcctcacacgccacggtgGTGGCAACGAATCGGGAGGTGAATGCCGGTCACGTGGGGACGCCTTAGGTGGATTTGGGAGAGTAAGAAGCTTGGCAGCGGGCAGTCGATCGcgggatgtagagagagcaacatctacttggggatcaataaaagaatggtcgtAATCTctcaaatctttcaattctgttccctgtacttcctctaacggaccagtagcggtcgtaaatcttacaaaTATGATATATAACATAGATACGCCTTCAGTTTTTCAAAACCTCTGCTGTACCTCAtcctgtaatttttgaaaagtgtaAACTTCGTATTCGTGCCGATCAaattcaaataatcgattatgacatataatcgattatttttgcccatctctaCCGAGTAGGTACTCATCCGTGGCAATCAATTGATGCGAACAGTCATGGAGATGCATTACTTACGATGCGTTTACTAGGCGTTAATTTTCGTAATCAAGTGTGGCACCCATTTCGAAGTTAACTGACACAGGTCATCAATTTTAACGTGTGTATATCATGATAATAAGACGGTATGTAATTTTAGGAGGAGGATGAAATAGTTGCCGcgtaatttaaaacaatttcaaaataataataaaaaaatattttataagatgAAACAGAGAGAGTTCATCTGTTTTCAAAGTgatttcaaaatgatttcaaaatgttCTTACTGTGTTGTTGGCGTAAAAATAAGTAACTCCGTTCCGGGTTTCGGCCTCTTTATTGAGTAGCCAACAAGCAACTTTACACAGTCTGactttacagcaaaataacccccgtctgccccaagacacggccttttatatccgtcgctcccgcagctccacgacctcggcgcccgctgtctatccggggttgtcattgaatggggcctccgcgacgaacccgccacatctctccttctgaaaaaacactgaataaaacagggaaaggaacagggaaaCGGGTCTAAGGAGTGTATCGTTGAGGGGGACGCACAAGTCGTCCGTATCTCGTCCTGAATACTCCCGTCTCTGGTGGGCTGTGGCTCTTCGCTGTAGACTCGACGTCTGGAAAAAATGCTTCATAATCACTCGAAATACTCGGCTGCCGTTCAGCTAATGTCAGCGCCACccgattcctcctgatgactCCACTACCCGTCTCAATGAGATAGGACCGGGGATGGCCCGACTCTCCGACAACCGTTCCATACTCCCGACGATCTCTCACCCAAACGGTGGCTCCCGCAGGCAATAGGGGTAGTTCTTTCGTCCGGTGTCGTCGGTCGTAGTTCCTCTTCTGTCTCTCCGCGATGACCTTATTGTTATCCCGTAGGACCGTGAGGCTGGGCCACTTGGGATTCAACTTCGTAGGATGAAATGGCAAAGTCGTTCTCAGCTTACGTCCCATTAGTAGTTCCGCCGGGGAATACCCCGACTCCATGGGTGATGCACGGTATGCAAGAAACCCCAACCACGGGTCTCTTTCTTTCGCCAGTATGTTTTTTACCGTTTTCACCGCTGCTTCCGCTAGTCCATTACTCTTTGGGTAGTATGGACTGCTAGTTACGACCGCCATTCCGTATTTGTTCGCGAATTCCTGGAACTCTCTTCCTCCAAACGGTGGCCCATTGTCCGTTCGGACTACTTGTGGGATTCCGTGACGTgcgaatattgattttattttcgctatcaCGTTCGTGGCCCGCGTATTTTCCAAATACGCGACTTCAGGGTATTTGAAAAGTAGTCTACGATGACTAAGTACTCACGCcctctgctatgaaaaatatcctttcccACCATCTGCCAGGGCCGTGCCGGTGCCTCCGTAGGTCTCAACGGCTCTACTCGCGATGGACGACGTTCGAGACATTCCGGGTACTTGCTTATCATTTCCAGTATTTGATGGGATGCTCCTGGCCACCACACCGACTGCTGCATCCGCCTCCGGCACTTTGAAATACCTAGATGACCTTCGTGGATACGGCTCAATATCTCTTTCCTCCATGATTCCGGGATGTAAACCCTGGTCCCCTTGACTAGTAGCCCGTCAAGGAGGGAAAGATTTGCTCGTTCGTGGTAGAAGCTGGTATCCTCCAACAGCAGTTTCTCTTTACGTGGCCAGCCTTCTTTCACATACTTAGTTATTCGTCGAGTTCTTTCATCTTCTCGTTGCGCTTTCAACACTTCCTTCATGAGTTTGTCACTCATTGGTAAATCCGCCTTCACAGCTTCGACGTACAATTCCACGTCTTCATCGGTGAGAATATCGCCTTCTTTTGGGGTTTTGGAGATTGGTGATCGTGAGAGAGCATCTGGCGTATACAATTTCTTTCCGGGAACATAAATTACCTCATAGTCGAAACGCATGAGGCGCATACGGAAACGCTGCACTCTGGCGGACAATTCGCTGAGGGGTTTTGTTCCCAATAGTGCCACGAGTGGTTTATGATCCGTACATAGAAGAAATTTCTTGCCTactaaataatttgctaatttttcacacGCCCAGGTAAGCGCTAATACCTCCTTTTCCAATTGGGCGTAGCGTCTTTCGGTATCTGTCAACGTCCGTGACGCAAAACATACCGCTCTCCAATCACCATCTGACTGCCGCTGCTCTAGTGTAGCTCCCAATCCATATGACGATGAGTCGGCTAATACTCTTGTCGGTCGATTTGTCTCGtacatggctaatgatggggcacTAGTTAATCTTTGCTTGATTTCTTGGAAAGCTTTGGTGTGCGTAGCAGCCCATGGCAAAGGCTCTTTTTCCCTCATCAGCTCTCTCAACGGTTGGGTAACATTCAGATGATAATGCACAATTCCAAGAAATCGACGTATCTCTGCTACCGTTTCGGGCTGCGGCAATTTCTCtattgccgtaattttttcaggatCTGGCTTGATTCCATCCTCGGCCGATATGACATGACCTAAGAATTTTGTCTCTGCGACCCGAAATCGGCATTTCTCGTGATTCAACGTGATCCCATTTTCTCTAAGACGCTGGAGGACGGCGTTCAATCTCACGTCGTGCTCCGGCTGCGTCGCTGCAAATACGAGTATGTCATCCATAACGTTGACTACTCCCTTTAACCCCGTCAATGCTTCAGAcatttgtctttgaaaatgctctCCAGCTGAAGATAATCCCATCGGCATCCGGTTAAAACAATACCTTCCAAAAGGGGTAATGAAAGTAGTCAGCGGACGGCATTCCCTCTCTAGTGGTATTTGGTAGTATCCTCTGCAAGcatccaattttgtgaaaattttcgcttctgaAGCCTTCATCAGTGTTAGACATTCATCCACGGTTGGCAGTTCGTGCTGTTCTttccgaatgcatttatttaatttagtgaaaTCTACACATATTCGAACTCCTCCGTCTGCTTTTGGGCACTACTACCATGGGCGCGCACCACTCCGTCGGCTCTTCTACCGCCGTTATTATTCCTTCCCccaccattttcttgatttctttctcAACCTTATCTCTCAATGGCAAGGGCACTCTTCTCGGCGTAGATACCGCATAGGGCACGGCTTCATCCTTGATGCGAATGACGTAA encodes:
- the LOC124161355 gene encoding uncharacterized protein LOC124161355, with protein sequence MAVVTSSPYYPKSNGLAEAAVKTVKNILAKERDPWLGFLAYRASPMESGYSPAELLMGRKLRTTLPFHPTKLNPKWPSLTVLRDNNKVIAERQKRNYDRRHRTKELPLLPAGATVWVRDRREYGTVVGESGHPRSYLIETGSGVIRRNRVALTLAERQPSISSDYEAFFPDVESTAKSHSPPETGVFRTRYGRLVRPPQRYTP